A part of Rhinoderma darwinii isolate aRhiDar2 chromosome 1, aRhiDar2.hap1, whole genome shotgun sequence genomic DNA contains:
- the LOC142664676 gene encoding uncharacterized protein LOC142664676 codes for MFSSTTFLLLSDPPRMDKDRNEMSRRILDFTLEIIYLLSGEEYTIVKKTSGDCTTPIIHESGGSSSSQSPITEPPPHSRIHEKKILELIYKMTELLAGEVPIRCEDVAVYFSMEEWEYLEGHKDLYEEVMMEDYRPRTSQDGSSRRNPPERSPSPLYSQDCPEENHNVPENHQGEDLTIIKVEEEEERVRGDQPCKTEVEEEIPGGVTTENPRKISEGNFTLLLNYKVEDEDMMQQSSGKKTITHNLHPGLHSTDLSYNFTNHEESSPDQSQIVTTSTAQKGGKRFQCGKQVTKISGLLTNRTIHTGEKPYSCAECGKCFKYISALVRHEINHTGEKPYSCAECGKCYTDKSSLVRHERIHTGEKPYSCSECGKCFTDKSNLVIHERIHTGEKPYSCSECGKCFTDKSSLVTHKRSHTGEKPYSCSECGKCFTKKSYLVIHERSHTGEKPYSCSECGKCFTDKSNLVIHERIHTGEKPYSCSECGKCFTRKSYLVIHERSHTGEKPYSCSECGKCYTDKSSLVIHERIHTGEKPYSCSECGKCFTYKSHIVTHERSHTGEKPYSCSECGKCFTDKSSLVRHERSHTGEKPYSCSECGKCFTKKSYLVIHERSHTGEKPYSCSECRKCFTDKSSLVIHERSHTGEKPYSCSECGKCFTDKSHLVTHERCHTGEKLYSCSECGKCFTTKGKLRAHQRNHTGEKPF; via the exons atgttctcctccacaacgttccttctcctgagtgacccaccaaggatggacaaggacaggaatgagatgagcagaagaatattagacttcaccttggagatcatctacctgttgagcggagag gagtacacaatagtgaagaagacatcgggtgactgtaccactcccatcatccatgagtcaggaggatcgagcagtagtcagagccccatcacagagcctccccctcactcccggatacatgagaagaagatcttagaactgatctacaagatgactgagctgctggctggagag gttcctatacggTGTGAGGACGtcgctgtctatttctccatggaggagtgggagtatctagaaggtcacaaggatctgtacgaggaggtcatgatggaggactaccggccgcgcacgtcacaag atggatccagtaggagaaatccaccagagagaagtcccagtcctctgtattcccaggactgtccagaggaaaatcacaatgtcccagagaatcatcag ggggaagatctgactattaTTAaagtggaggaagaagaagagcgggtgaggggcgatcaaccgtgtaagactgaagtggaggaggaaattccaggaggtgttaccacag aaaatcccaggaaaatctctgagggaaacttcacgttattgctaaattataaagtagaagatgaagatatgatgcagcagtcttcaggaaaAAAAACCATTACCCATAATctacatccaggacttcacagtacagatctatCATATAATTTCACTAATCATGAGGAAtcttctcctgaccaatcacagattgttaccacaagtacagctcagaaagggggtaaaaggtttcaatgtggtaaacaggtcacaaaaatctcaggtctttTAACAAACAGaacaattcacacaggagagaagccatattcatgtgcagaatgtgggaaatgttttaaatatatatcagctcttgttagacatgagataaatcacacaggagagaagccatattcatgtgcagaatgtgggaaatgttatacagataaatcaagtcttgtgagacatgagagaattcacacaggggagaagccgtattcatgttcagaatgtgggaaatgttttacagataaatcaaatcttgttatacatgagagaattcacacaggggagaagccatattcatgttcagaatgtgggaaatgttttacagataaatcaagccTTGTTacacataagagaagtcacacaggagagaagccgtattcatgttcagaatgtgggaaatgttttacaaaaaaatcatatcttgttatacatgagagaagtcacacaggggagaagccgtattcatgttcagaatgtgggaaatgttttacagataaatcaaatcttgttatacatgagagaattcacacaggagagaagccgtattcatgttcagaatgtgggaaatgttttacaagaaAATcatatcttgttatacatgagagaagtcacacaggagagaagccgtattcatgttcagaatgtgggaaatgttatacagataaatcaagtcttgttatacatgagagaattcacactggagagaagccatattcatgttcagaatgtgggaaatgttttacatataaatcacatattgttacacatgagagaagtcacacaggggagaagccgtattcatgttcagaatgtgggaaatgttttacagataaatcaagtcttgttagacatgagagaagtcatacaggagagaaaccatattcatgttcagaatgtgggaaatgttttacaaaaaaatcatatcttgttatacatgagagaagtcacacaggagagaagccgtattcatgttcagaatgtaggaaatgttttacagataaatcaagtcttgttatacatgagagaagtcacacaggagagaagccgtattcatgttcagaatgtgggaaatgttttacagataaatcacatcttgttacacatgagagatgtcacacaggagagaaattatattcgtgttcagaatgtggtaaatgttttactactaaaggcaaacttagggctcatcagagaaaccacacaggggagaagccattttga